From a region of the Synechococcus sp. PCC 7502 genome:
- a CDS encoding mercuric reductase, with product MPNSPESLIQPLDRYNQALLNHVHPLDWQNPDPAKCYDLVVIGAGTAGLVVAAGAAGLGLGLKIALIEKHLMGGDCLNVGCVPSKALIRVGRAVAEIQAAHSFGIDLPEAIAVNFDQVMERMRRLRASISENDSVQRFQQLGIDVFLGSAQFINTKALEVNGLRLNFKKAVIATGARATDPQVSGLLEAGFLTNESVFSLTTRPKRLAVIGGGAIGCELAQTFQRLGSEVTLIHRNPRLLNREDADAAAIIQERLAQEGVTLILGANLERVEKKGKNKAIFYQQNGVNVSLEVDEILVGVGRSPNVEGLNLETADVAYNQRQGVIVNDYLQTTNPAIYAAGDICMNWKFTHAADAAARIVLKNLLFSPFGLGRSKLSNLVMPWVTFTDPEVAHVGLYAAEAHALGLDTNEIKIPCSAIDRAILDDQTAGFVKILYQQGSDRILGATIVASHAGEMLSEITLAIATKQGLNRLSGIIHAYPTQAEGIKKAADAYRKTLLTDRTRSFLKFLTWFS from the coding sequence ATGCCCAATAGCCCCGAATCCCTAATCCAGCCCCTCGATCGCTATAATCAAGCTCTACTTAATCATGTTCATCCTTTAGATTGGCAAAATCCCGATCCTGCAAAATGCTATGACTTGGTAGTGATCGGAGCAGGGACGGCAGGACTAGTGGTAGCAGCAGGAGCAGCAGGCTTGGGCTTAGGCTTAAAAATAGCACTGATTGAGAAACACCTCATGGGGGGAGATTGTCTAAATGTGGGCTGTGTGCCATCTAAAGCCTTAATTAGAGTGGGTCGGGCTGTGGCGGAAATACAGGCGGCTCATTCCTTTGGTATTGATCTTCCTGAAGCGATCGCCGTTAATTTTGATCAAGTCATGGAACGGATGCGCCGACTGCGAGCCAGTATTAGCGAAAATGACTCCGTGCAAAGATTTCAGCAACTAGGAATAGATGTGTTTTTAGGATCGGCTCAGTTCATTAATACAAAAGCCCTAGAAGTTAATGGTTTACGCTTAAACTTCAAGAAAGCGGTAATTGCCACGGGTGCAAGAGCCACCGATCCGCAGGTATCGGGATTATTAGAAGCTGGATTTCTCACCAATGAGAGCGTTTTTTCTTTAACCACAAGACCTAAGCGGTTAGCAGTAATTGGGGGCGGAGCAATTGGTTGTGAACTGGCGCAAACATTTCAAAGATTAGGCTCTGAGGTCACACTAATTCATCGAAATCCACGGCTACTAAATCGAGAAGATGCAGATGCGGCGGCAATTATCCAAGAACGGTTAGCCCAAGAGGGAGTAACTTTAATTTTGGGAGCAAATCTTGAAAGAGTGGAGAAAAAAGGAAAGAATAAGGCTATCTTTTATCAGCAAAATGGAGTAAATGTCAGTTTAGAAGTCGATGAGATTTTAGTTGGGGTGGGGCGATCGCCAAACGTAGAAGGCTTAAACTTAGAAACAGCAGACGTGGCATACAATCAGCGTCAAGGTGTAATTGTTAATGATTACTTACAAACGACAAACCCTGCTATTTATGCGGCGGGGGATATTTGTATGAACTGGAAATTTACCCATGCTGCCGATGCTGCTGCCAGAATCGTACTTAAAAATCTGCTATTTTCTCCCTTTGGACTTGGACGGAGTAAACTCAGCAATTTAGTTATGCCCTGGGTTACGTTTACCGATCCAGAAGTTGCCCATGTGGGTTTATATGCTGCTGAAGCTCACGCTCTCGGTTTAGATACAAATGAGATTAAAATTCCCTGCTCAGCGATCGATCGGGCAATCCTAGATGATCAAACAGCAGGCTTTGTTAAAATCCTCTATCAACAGGGCAGCGATCGCATCCTCGGCGCAACCATTGTTGCCAGTCATGCTGGGGAAATGCTCAGTGAAATCACCTTGGCGATCGCTACTAAACAAGGATTAAATCGGTTATCTGGAATCATCCATGCCTACCCAACCCAAGCCGAAGGCATAAAAAAAGCTGCCGATGCCTACCGTAAAACCCTATTAACAGATCGGACTCGTTCTTTCTTGAAATTCTTAACTTGGTTCAGCTAG
- a CDS encoding DciA family protein: MSLTSLSPIIATIQAQPSWQDRRRFLQIISHWHTVVGASVAQQTRPTGIYRNVLQVAVANSAWSQALAFERLRILSKLQPLLLNGMEPIVDIHFSTAKWNAIKQPIKESLNSSQEPKKPIPELLIQHPSYISPKRLEASQVKQLPLPPSNALEAFHRLTAIVKTQNATMPKCPRCKCSTPQGELKRWQMCSTCVRQEF, encoded by the coding sequence ATGTCTTTAACTAGCCTATCTCCTATTATCGCTACAATTCAGGCACAGCCTAGTTGGCAGGATCGCCGTAGGTTTTTACAAATTATTAGCCATTGGCACACCGTAGTAGGAGCCTCAGTTGCCCAGCAAACCCGACCCACAGGTATTTATCGTAATGTTTTGCAAGTTGCAGTCGCAAATTCAGCATGGTCACAGGCATTGGCATTTGAACGATTACGAATTCTCAGTAAATTACAGCCTTTATTACTAAACGGGATGGAGCCAATCGTTGATATACATTTTTCGACTGCTAAATGGAATGCAATTAAACAACCTATTAAAGAGTCTCTAAATTCATCCCAAGAACCTAAAAAGCCGATACCTGAGTTACTGATCCAACATCCAAGCTATATTTCCCCAAAGCGATTAGAAGCCTCACAGGTTAAGCAATTACCCCTTCCCCCCAGTAATGCCCTTGAAGCTTTTCACAGACTAACAGCTATTGTTAAAACCCAAAATGCCACTATGCCCAAATGTCCAAGATGTAAATGCTCTACCCCTCAAGGAGAGTTAAAACGATGGCAAATGTGTAGTACCTGTGTTCGTCAAGAATTTTAA
- a CDS encoding DNA repair exonuclease, whose product MRVVHLADLHLGFRAYNRVTSQGINRREADVFAAFREALEKTIALKPDLVLMAGDIFHVPRPTNLAICQTQRELVRFRSLCGAEIVVIAGNHESIKTADNRCILDLLSLIPDITVVTSKPEAVEVCGGKVKVFCLPHNALERLDQVQIAPDAEVTYNLLMLHGTVDSDRINDYGGYDIPEKVLQMPWDYVACGHYHSYTHLGRNAYYAGAIERTSNDIWKEAEEDKGFIEFDLETHKAKFHPLKSPRSTIDFPIIDAANYDAPSLDRLISDHVKQVDITDKLVRQRVINLPKSVQTQLDYRQLRSFQSLAVHYLLDLRSPQVGLLESKDLMPKSGGISERAKAFLQDRSLPSGLDRQNFVTKGLSYLQS is encoded by the coding sequence ATGCGGGTAGTCCATTTAGCAGATTTACATTTAGGGTTTCGTGCATACAATCGTGTCACTAGTCAAGGTATTAATCGACGGGAGGCAGATGTATTTGCGGCATTTAGGGAAGCTTTGGAAAAAACCATCGCCTTAAAACCTGATTTAGTTTTGATGGCAGGAGATATTTTTCATGTGCCTCGCCCTACTAACTTGGCAATCTGTCAAACTCAACGGGAATTAGTACGATTTCGGAGTTTATGTGGTGCGGAAATTGTAGTAATCGCTGGCAACCATGAATCTATTAAGACCGCAGATAATCGCTGTATTTTAGACCTATTAAGTTTAATTCCTGATATTACGGTTGTAACTTCTAAGCCTGAAGCAGTGGAGGTATGTGGTGGTAAAGTCAAGGTATTTTGTTTGCCCCATAATGCTTTGGAACGCTTAGATCAAGTTCAAATTGCTCCAGATGCTGAGGTTACCTATAACCTATTGATGTTGCATGGCACTGTGGATAGCGATCGCATTAATGATTACGGTGGTTATGATATTCCTGAAAAAGTCTTACAAATGCCTTGGGACTATGTTGCCTGTGGACATTATCACAGCTACACCCATTTGGGGCGCAATGCCTATTATGCAGGGGCGATCGAGCGCACTAGCAATGATATTTGGAAAGAAGCAGAGGAAGATAAAGGTTTTATTGAATTTGATCTAGAAACCCATAAGGCTAAGTTTCACCCTTTAAAAAGTCCCCGTTCAACCATAGATTTTCCGATTATTGATGCGGCTAATTATGATGCCCCCAGCCTCGATCGCCTAATTTCTGATCATGTTAAGCAAGTTGATATTACCGATAAATTGGTGCGGCAACGGGTAATTAATTTACCTAAATCTGTTCAAACTCAACTGGACTATCGACAATTACGCTCATTTCAATCTCTGGCTGTGCATTATTTACTTGATCTGCGATCGCCCCAAGTAGGTTTATTAGAATCCAAGGATTTAATGCCTAAGTCTGGGGGTATTTCAGAACGAGCTAAGGCATTTTTACAGGATCGATCTTTGCCATCGGGATTAGATCGCCAGAACTTTGTAACTAAAGGATTATCCTATCTACAAAGTTAA
- a CDS encoding HNH endonuclease, which yields MAKVLVLNASYEPLNITNWQRAVVLLLKGKAEQVEHNGKMLAPNFPLPTVIRLYHYVNLPYKDVPLTRRNILHRDGHSCQYCGYTGEDLTLDHVIPKSRKGGDTWENMVTACVRCNVKKGNQTPKEANMPLRKNPRRPHSGLYFEVTKYLRSGGHQEWKKYLIGL from the coding sequence ATGGCTAAAGTCCTAGTCCTCAATGCATCCTATGAGCCGTTAAACATCACAAACTGGCAACGTGCTGTTGTTTTATTACTCAAAGGGAAAGCCGAGCAAGTTGAGCATAATGGTAAAATGCTTGCTCCAAATTTTCCACTGCCTACAGTTATTCGACTTTATCACTATGTGAATTTACCTTATAAAGATGTACCACTCACTAGGAGAAACATCCTACATAGAGATGGACATTCTTGTCAATACTGCGGCTATACAGGCGAAGATTTAACTCTTGATCATGTTATTCCTAAATCTCGTAAAGGTGGCGATACTTGGGAAAATATGGTTACTGCCTGTGTACGGTGTAATGTCAAAAAAGGTAACCAAACTCCTAAAGAAGCAAATATGCCCCTCCGTAAGAATCCCCGCCGTCCCCACAGTGGGCTTTATTTTGAGGTAACAAAGTATTTACGCAGTGGTGGGCATCAAGAATGGAAGAAATATTTAATTGGTTTGTAA
- a CDS encoding adenylyl-sulfate kinase, with protein MEVYVNATLESCEARDVKGLYARARAGEIPNFTGISDPYEAPIAPEIICYTDVETVEQSIDKVVSYVLKDSDMEILDK; from the coding sequence ATTGAAGTGTATGTAAATGCAACCTTAGAATCATGCGAAGCCCGTGATGTTAAGGGGCTATATGCGAGGGCAAGGGCAGGGGAGATACCTAATTTCACTGGAATTAGCGATCCCTATGAAGCACCAATCGCACCAGAAATTATTTGTTATACCGATGTAGAGACCGTAGAGCAAAGTATTGATAAGGTAGTTAGTTACGTTCTTAAAGATTCTGATATGGAAATTCTGGATAAATAG